In one window of Candidatus Dormiibacterota bacterium DNA:
- a CDS encoding AarF/UbiB family protein — protein sequence MRLGRIGLSLTRNGVLSTARRGPFLVLRPRDQGLEALARALRKSFVELGPTFVKLGQLIASSPGIFPTAFSEEFRQLLDDVPPEKPAAVRKIVEEGLGAPVQNLFRWFDERPRAAASIAQVHRAQLRDGRVVAVKVRRPGLSTRVERDLRLLKLFALPLERAGSLGRTISPVAIAEDFAASLRTEMDLRIEARRMAEFGRNLHLDGANPRIHVPEAVEGMVSESVLVMTFIDGDPIDTAARRLGSEAVFDVGLEAMRAWLESALRHGLFHGDVHAANIFYTADGDIALLDFGIMGELDATLRHVLCMSLPRAIRDAVLKGDPRGIGAVLEEAGLSRGPIDEEALGRDVGLIVLQHLDRPLAEISFPRLLIDIFSVALQHRLTLPRELILVARQLMLFEGYSRMVAPDLNIFAEPDIVTYLFTGLIDARVVARLPEILGRVH from the coding sequence GTGCGGCTGGGGCGCATCGGCCTCAGCCTCACCCGCAACGGCGTTCTCAGCACCGCCCGGCGCGGGCCCTTCCTGGTGCTGCGCCCCCGCGACCAGGGGCTGGAGGCGCTGGCCCGGGCGCTGCGCAAGAGCTTCGTCGAGCTGGGCCCGACCTTCGTCAAGCTCGGCCAGCTGATCGCATCCAGCCCGGGGATCTTCCCCACCGCCTTCTCCGAGGAGTTCCGCCAGCTGCTCGACGACGTGCCCCCGGAGAAGCCCGCGGCGGTGCGCAAGATCGTCGAGGAGGGTCTGGGCGCGCCGGTCCAGAACCTCTTCCGCTGGTTCGACGAGCGCCCTCGCGCCGCGGCGTCCATCGCCCAGGTGCACCGCGCCCAGCTCCGCGACGGCCGGGTGGTCGCGGTCAAGGTGCGGCGTCCGGGCCTGAGCACCCGTGTCGAGCGCGACCTGCGGCTGCTCAAGCTGTTCGCCCTCCCCCTGGAGCGGGCCGGGTCGCTGGGCCGGACCATCAGCCCGGTGGCGATCGCCGAGGACTTCGCGGCCAGCCTGCGCACCGAGATGGACCTGCGCATCGAGGCCCGGCGGATGGCGGAGTTCGGACGCAACCTCCACCTCGACGGCGCCAACCCGCGAATCCACGTCCCCGAGGCCGTCGAGGGCATGGTCAGCGAGTCGGTGCTGGTGATGACCTTCATCGACGGCGACCCGATCGACACCGCGGCCCGCCGGCTGGGGAGCGAGGCGGTGTTCGACGTCGGCCTCGAGGCGATGCGCGCCTGGCTCGAGTCGGCGCTGCGCCACGGGCTCTTCCACGGCGACGTCCACGCCGCCAACATCTTCTACACCGCCGACGGTGACATCGCCCTGCTCGACTTCGGGATCATGGGCGAGCTCGACGCGACCCTGCGCCACGTGCTCTGCATGTCGCTGCCCCGCGCCATCCGCGACGCGGTGCTCAAGGGCGATCCGCGGGGCATCGGCGCGGTGCTCGAGGAGGCCGGGCTGAGCCGCGGCCCGATCGACGAGGAGGCGCTGGGACGCGACGTCGGGCTGATCGTCCTCCAGCACCTCGACCGGCCGCTCGCGGAGATCTCCTTCCCCCGCCTGCTCATCGACATCTTCTCGGTGGCGCTGCAGCACCGCCTCACCCTGCCCCGCGAGCTCATCCTCGTCGCCCGCCAGCTGATGCTCTTCGAGGGCTACTCGCGGATGGTCGCGCCCGACCTGAACATCTTCGCCGAGCCCGACATCGTCACCTACCTGTTCACCGGGCTCATCGACGCGCGGGTGGTCGCCCGCCTCCCCGAGATCCTCGGCCGGGTGCACTGA
- a CDS encoding glycosyltransferase family 39 protein: MTLLATRVAASGRDRAGLSGYAAGLVAIGGAGLAARIVLLGLQPISRDEAFTAVVTRRSWGGMLDAIRHDSAPPLSYVLDHLATAVSSSPSLLRLPSALIGAAVIPVAAALGRRLGGDPAGLGAAAVAAALPSVLIPARDARMYAMAATLVMAFALVLWRALERPDRGRLAVLAGLTAAALLTHYLDIAAVAATLVAAVLLPERRALPRALAAVAVGCLPLAAWLPLAHAQAANAGGAFWASGLGPAPTLGIVTQLLAGPGVDRELPQHALLVTAQAFSLLGASIAGAAVLFGVARPAVSGWRGGWYLAVAGLGAIGILALLSLRSPVWDARYASVLWPPLVPLLGLGLARLRRLAALPVAGMAVAALLFAFLQTRPDVGALAAALRGRVGPADVVLATPDLYLQLLAEGDPATVARTHVPASSVPWYWGVAAYPADALMPRVPASAATVRMVSTQGQPAPAGPPGRVRTGHGCTDLVCVDVYLAPGPRP; the protein is encoded by the coding sequence GTGACCCTGCTCGCCACCCGCGTCGCCGCCTCCGGGCGCGACCGTGCCGGGCTGTCCGGCTACGCCGCAGGCCTCGTCGCCATCGGCGGCGCCGGGCTCGCCGCCCGGATCGTCCTTCTCGGCCTGCAGCCGATCTCCCGGGACGAGGCGTTCACCGCGGTGGTGACCCGGCGCAGCTGGGGCGGGATGCTCGACGCGATCCGCCACGACTCCGCCCCCCCGCTCAGCTACGTGCTCGACCACCTCGCCACGGCCGTGAGCTCGAGCCCCTCGCTGCTCCGGCTGCCCTCGGCGCTCATCGGGGCGGCCGTGATCCCCGTCGCCGCCGCCCTCGGCCGGCGTCTCGGCGGTGACCCCGCCGGGCTCGGCGCCGCCGCGGTGGCCGCCGCGCTGCCCTCCGTCCTCATCCCCGCGCGCGACGCGCGGATGTACGCGATGGCGGCCACGCTGGTGATGGCCTTCGCCCTGGTGCTCTGGCGGGCGCTGGAGCGGCCCGACCGCGGCCGGCTGGCGGTGCTGGCCGGGCTGACCGCGGCGGCTCTGCTCACCCACTACCTCGACATCGCCGCGGTGGCGGCCACGCTGGTGGCGGCGGTGCTGCTCCCGGAGCGGCGCGCCCTGCCCCGCGCCCTCGCCGCGGTCGCAGTGGGCTGCCTGCCGCTCGCCGCCTGGCTGCCTCTCGCCCACGCCCAGGCGGCCAACGCCGGCGGGGCCTTCTGGGCCTCGGGGCTCGGGCCCGCCCCCACCCTCGGCATCGTCACCCAGCTCCTCGCCGGACCGGGGGTCGACCGCGAGCTGCCCCAGCACGCCCTGCTGGTCACCGCCCAGGCGTTCTCGCTGCTGGGTGCGTCGATCGCCGGCGCGGCGGTGCTGTTCGGCGTCGCCCGCCCGGCGGTCTCGGGGTGGCGGGGCGGCTGGTACCTGGCCGTGGCCGGCCTCGGCGCCATCGGGATCCTCGCGCTGCTCAGCCTGCGCAGCCCGGTCTGGGACGCGCGCTACGCCAGCGTGCTCTGGCCTCCGCTGGTGCCGCTGCTGGGCCTCGGGCTCGCCCGCCTGCGCCGGCTCGCGGCGCTGCCGGTGGCGGGGATGGCGGTGGCCGCCCTGCTCTTCGCGTTCCTCCAGACGCGCCCCGACGTGGGAGCGCTCGCCGCCGCGCTGCGCGGCCGGGTCGGACCCGCCGACGTGGTGCTGGCGACCCCCGACCTCTACCTCCAGCTGCTCGCCGAGGGCGACCCCGCGACCGTCGCCCGCACCCACGTGCCGGCGAGCTCGGTGCCGTGGTACTGGGGGGTGGCCGCCTATCCCGCGGACGCGCTGATGCCCAGGGTCCCGGCCTCGGCGGCGACGGTGCGGATGGTCAGCACCCAGGGCCAGCCCGCTCCGGCCGGCCCCCCGGGGCGGGTGCGGACCGGTCACGGCTGCACCGACCTGGTCTGCGTCGACGTCTACCTGGCGCCGGGGCCGCGGCCGTAG
- the lepB gene encoding signal peptidase I, with protein sequence MTQLTALPPASPEASPPPPPEKGSGGSGRKLVRDLLEVLALAVALYVVITVCLQTVRVDGPSMIPTLQSNDLLFADKLTYRLHAPERGDIIVLRQPGDVNRDIIKRVIGVPGDTIEIDGTYHVVNGQPRPAVLIKPAGASSFQVLPEPYLPDQTKDPWTDVDFCCDSAGKATKTPQALTVPADRFFVLGDNRNVSLDSRYIGLIPRGNIIARARLRIWPLTTFGLLGRGPGLAAALIFPLPWGLVRQRRRVAALVTGTRRPRD encoded by the coding sequence ATGACCCAGCTCACCGCCCTGCCCCCCGCCTCACCCGAGGCCAGCCCACCTCCTCCTCCCGAGAAGGGGTCGGGGGGCAGCGGTCGCAAGCTGGTCCGCGACCTGCTCGAGGTGCTGGCCCTCGCGGTCGCCCTCTACGTCGTCATCACCGTCTGCCTGCAGACGGTGCGGGTCGACGGGCCCAGCATGATCCCGACCCTGCAGAGCAACGACCTGCTCTTCGCCGACAAGCTCACCTACCGCCTCCACGCCCCCGAGCGCGGCGACATCATCGTGCTGCGGCAGCCCGGCGACGTGAACCGCGACATCATCAAGCGCGTCATCGGCGTGCCCGGGGACACCATCGAGATCGACGGTACCTACCACGTCGTCAACGGCCAGCCCCGCCCCGCGGTGCTGATCAAGCCGGCCGGCGCGAGCAGCTTCCAGGTGCTGCCCGAGCCCTACCTCCCCGACCAGACCAAGGACCCCTGGACCGATGTCGACTTCTGCTGCGACAGCGCCGGCAAGGCGACCAAGACCCCGCAGGCGCTCACCGTCCCCGCGGACCGGTTCTTCGTGCTGGGCGACAACCGCAACGTCTCCCTCGACTCGCGGTACATCGGCCTGATTCCCCGGGGCAACATCATCGCCCGGGCCCGGCTGCGGATCTGGCCGCTGACCACCTTCGGCCTGCTGGGACGCGGCCCGGGGCTGGCCGCCGCGCTGATCTTCCCGCTCCCCTGGGGGCTCGTCCGGCAGCGCCGCCGGGTCGCCGCGCTGGTGACGGGGACGCGCCGCCCCCGCGACTAG
- a CDS encoding MMPL family transporter: MARPDDPGGNRRRLLGPLVVVAAWLMAAALGLLAAPSLTTVAVQDETALLPHDAPSQQAAQLLHRLFPHDPSLDSALIVLHRPGGLTAADRAYQARLSAELASPAMARTVAGVESATGLSRLSSVLTSPDGTTALVVVGLRAAPFTGAADSAVAGLRHHLDATAPAGLTHHLSGVAGLSADETGEVTASFARTAVVSIVLVLAILLLVYRSLLGGLIPLVTSGAAFAVALGAIGILAAHGLQVSTLATTLMVVMVFGAGTDYCLFLVSRYREELGGGGSRTTALGRARRATGPVIAASGATVIAGFLSLLTARMGVYRTIGPAVGIAVAVTVAAGLTLTPALLALLGGRAFRAPRRPGSGIWPWLGTLVRTRPAAVSLAVAAVLLLCAGGLRGFHQSFDLSRELPPSADSRRGAETVAGHLPTGELAPIVLVVSGGHAVRTAASLDAVDRLSDALHALPGVAEVRSVTQPAGAPITLRSGAGGLEGMAGLRSLGIDPNRVDVTPLYSAMASSRGLRLTEPVLRAHPQLAAPLDYFVGAGGTSTRLMVVVHGDPYAPAALRLIPRVAATAASTLAGGPLAGAQLAVGGPPAIFADIERLGGEDFHRVMAVLLVAILVVLTLLLRSPVTPLYLLVTVLLSYAATLGLTVAVFSGLLGQGDLSFWVPPFLFVILVALGADYNIFITSRMREALDAGASVADAAVRGLVDTGPVISSAGLILAGTFLAMVIVPLPTLAQMGFAVTTGVLIDTFVVRPLLVPALTVWLGRLAFWPSSARTRTRPALRVGVAAAELGLAAAVAAAVLVGTPLAEGLTATRVPGAAPAAGPRVAGLVAPATAAPVTPATGAATPPPPAAPRTGTRPVAAPPPPAAAMAPAAAGAAPAPARIAIPATGGWRFHLEGTRRIGMVGSQQPFSEDVTTSVSRTGGSADAPVMRLTTSSNAGTQDDQRRYAPGGVEWLSTQGSTTGLAFGGTFQPPLLLLEAPVRQGATYAADWSTGPTHGHTTTTVTGTRSVTVAGRAHTCVATRSDSTFSGDMNGSRQVSSCWVTELGMAVTEAEHDQGTYQGVPFDVTTDRVLVGVPGGGL; this comes from the coding sequence ATGGCGCGACCCGACGACCCTGGCGGCAACCGCCGCCGGCTGCTGGGTCCTCTCGTGGTCGTTGCCGCCTGGCTGATGGCCGCGGCGCTGGGGCTGCTCGCCGCGCCGTCGCTCACCACCGTGGCGGTGCAGGACGAGACCGCCCTCCTCCCCCACGACGCGCCCTCGCAGCAGGCCGCCCAGCTGCTCCACCGCCTCTTCCCCCACGACCCCTCCCTCGACTCCGCGCTGATCGTCCTCCACCGGCCGGGTGGGCTCACCGCCGCCGACCGCGCCTACCAGGCCCGGCTCAGCGCGGAGCTGGCGTCGCCGGCGATGGCGCGGACGGTGGCCGGCGTCGAGTCGGCGACCGGCCTCTCCCGGCTCTCGTCGGTGCTCACCTCGCCCGACGGGACCACCGCGCTGGTGGTGGTCGGGCTTCGCGCCGCCCCCTTCACCGGCGCTGCCGACAGCGCGGTGGCGGGGCTGCGCCACCACCTCGACGCCACCGCCCCGGCGGGGCTGACCCACCACCTCAGCGGCGTCGCCGGGCTCAGCGCCGACGAGACCGGGGAGGTCACCGCCAGCTTCGCCCGCACCGCCGTGGTCTCGATCGTGCTGGTGCTCGCCATCCTCCTGCTCGTCTACCGCTCGCTGCTGGGAGGGCTGATCCCGCTGGTCACCAGCGGCGCCGCCTTCGCGGTCGCCCTCGGCGCCATCGGCATCCTCGCCGCCCACGGCCTCCAGGTGTCGACCCTCGCCACCACCCTGATGGTGGTGATGGTGTTCGGCGCGGGCACCGACTACTGCCTGTTCCTCGTCTCCCGCTACCGGGAGGAGCTGGGCGGCGGCGGTTCCCGGACCACCGCGCTGGGCCGGGCCCGCCGCGCCACCGGCCCGGTGATCGCCGCCTCCGGGGCGACCGTGATCGCCGGGTTCCTGTCGCTGCTCACCGCGCGAATGGGCGTCTACCGCACCATCGGGCCCGCCGTCGGCATCGCGGTGGCGGTCACCGTCGCCGCCGGGCTCACCCTCACCCCGGCGCTGCTCGCCCTGCTCGGCGGGCGCGCCTTCCGGGCGCCGCGACGCCCCGGCAGCGGCATCTGGCCGTGGCTGGGAACCCTGGTGCGGACCCGGCCGGCAGCGGTCAGCCTGGCGGTGGCGGCGGTGCTGCTGCTCTGCGCCGGCGGGCTGCGGGGCTTCCACCAGTCCTTCGATCTCTCCCGCGAGCTGCCCCCCTCGGCCGACTCGCGGCGCGGCGCCGAGACCGTCGCCGGCCACCTTCCCACCGGCGAGCTCGCCCCCATCGTGCTGGTGGTCAGCGGCGGGCACGCGGTGCGCACCGCGGCCTCGCTCGACGCCGTCGACCGGCTCAGCGACGCGCTGCACGCCCTCCCCGGGGTCGCGGAGGTGCGCTCGGTCACCCAGCCGGCGGGGGCGCCGATCACGCTGCGCTCGGGGGCGGGCGGGCTCGAGGGGATGGCCGGGCTGCGCTCGCTCGGCATCGATCCCAACCGTGTCGACGTCACCCCGCTGTACTCGGCGATGGCGTCGTCCCGCGGCCTCCGGCTCACCGAGCCGGTGCTCCGCGCCCATCCCCAGCTGGCCGCGCCGCTCGACTACTTCGTCGGCGCCGGGGGCACCTCCACCCGGCTGATGGTGGTGGTCCACGGCGATCCCTACGCGCCGGCGGCGCTGCGGCTGATCCCCCGGGTGGCGGCGACCGCCGCGTCCACCCTGGCCGGGGGCCCGCTGGCGGGCGCGCAGCTCGCGGTGGGCGGGCCGCCGGCGATCTTCGCGGACATCGAGCGGCTCGGCGGCGAGGACTTCCACCGGGTGATGGCGGTGCTGCTCGTCGCCATCCTGGTGGTGCTCACCCTGCTGCTGCGCTCGCCGGTCACCCCCCTCTACCTGCTGGTCACGGTGCTGCTCTCCTACGCCGCCACCCTCGGGCTCACGGTCGCGGTGTTCTCCGGCCTGCTCGGTCAGGGCGACCTGTCCTTCTGGGTGCCGCCGTTCCTCTTCGTCATCCTCGTCGCCCTCGGCGCCGACTACAACATCTTCATCACCAGCCGGATGCGCGAGGCGCTCGACGCCGGCGCGTCGGTGGCCGACGCGGCGGTGCGCGGCCTCGTCGACACCGGCCCGGTGATCTCCTCGGCCGGGCTGATCCTCGCCGGCACCTTCCTCGCGATGGTGATCGTGCCCCTCCCCACGCTCGCGCAGATGGGCTTCGCGGTCACCACCGGGGTGCTCATCGACACCTTCGTGGTGCGCCCGCTGCTGGTGCCGGCGCTCACGGTGTGGCTGGGACGGCTCGCCTTCTGGCCGAGCTCGGCCAGAACCCGGACCCGTCCGGCGCTGCGCGTGGGGGTGGCCGCCGCCGAGCTCGGGCTCGCCGCCGCCGTCGCCGCGGCGGTGCTGGTGGGGACGCCGCTCGCCGAGGGCCTGACCGCGACCCGCGTCCCCGGCGCGGCCCCCGCCGCCGGCCCCCGGGTGGCCGGGCTCGTGGCGCCGGCGACCGCCGCTCCGGTGACACCGGCGACCGGGGCGGCGACCCCGCCACCGCCCGCGGCACCGCGGACCGGCACCCGTCCGGTGGCCGCCCCTCCCCCGCCCGCGGCGGCGATGGCCCCGGCAGCGGCCGGCGCCGCGCCGGCGCCGGCGCGCATCGCGATCCCCGCCACCGGCGGGTGGCGGTTCCACCTCGAGGGCACCCGCCGGATCGGCATGGTCGGCTCCCAGCAGCCGTTCAGCGAGGACGTCACCACCAGCGTCAGCCGCACCGGCGGCTCCGCCGACGCCCCGGTGATGCGGCTCACCACCTCGTCGAACGCGGGGACGCAGGACGACCAGCGCCGCTACGCCCCCGGCGGCGTCGAGTGGCTCTCCACCCAGGGGTCGACCACCGGGCTCGCCTTCGGCGGCACCTTCCAGCCGCCGCTGCTGCTGCTCGAAGCCCCGGTGCGGCAGGGCGCCACCTACGCCGCGGACTGGTCGACCGGCCCGACCCACGGCCACACCACCACCACCGTGACCGGCACCCGCAGCGTCACCGTCGCCGGCCGTGCCCACACCTGCGTCGCCACCCGGTCCGACTCCACCTTCAGCGGGGACATGAACGGCTCCCGCCAGGTCAGCTCGTGCTGGGTCACCGAGCTGGGGATGGCGGTCACCGAGGCCGAGCACGACCAGGGCACCTACCAGGGCGTGCCCTTCGACGTCACCACCGACCGGGTGCTCGTCGGGGTTCCAGGGGGAGGGCTGTGA
- a CDS encoding response regulator: protein MANILVAEDHADLLRMICLVLEGSGHAVVPTPDGAEAIRLVREGLRPDLFLSDFRMPGTTGLDTVMEIRHIHPDLPCLIVTGDEGLWRSADSLALLDIEVVRKPFAVPHLVAAVSRALAAHTTITGHPVEHPRTTRPAEAAASD, encoded by the coding sequence ATGGCAAACATCCTGGTCGCAGAGGACCACGCTGACCTGCTCCGCATGATCTGCCTCGTTCTCGAGGGCAGCGGCCATGCGGTGGTGCCCACCCCCGACGGGGCCGAGGCGATCCGGCTGGTCCGTGAGGGGCTCCGCCCCGATCTCTTCCTCTCCGACTTCCGGATGCCCGGAACCACCGGCCTCGACACGGTGATGGAGATCCGCCACATCCATCCCGACCTGCCCTGCCTCATCGTCACCGGCGACGAGGGCCTGTGGCGCTCCGCCGACAGCCTCGCCCTGCTCGACATCGAGGTGGTGCGCAAGCCCTTCGCGGTGCCCCACCTGGTGGCCGCGGTCAGCCGCGCGCTCGCCGCCCACACCACCATCACCGGGCACCCCGTCGAGCATCCCCGCACCACCAGGCCCGCCGAGGCCGCCGCCAGCGACTGA
- a CDS encoding mycofactocin-coupled SDR family oxidoreductase, whose translation MGRVEGRVALVTGAARGQGRAEAVLLAAEGADIIAVDICAEVLPLGYPPATPADLEETARLVEERGRRVVARRADVRDLAALTAAVEEGVAALGRLDVVVANAGICGWGRVWEISEAEWRGVIDTNLTGVWHTLRATVPILIDQGTGGSVIVTSSVAGLKSLPLQAHYSAAKHGLVGLAKSAAIELGEHGIRVNSIHPWGVDTPMATEDLTARRMLDDNPGHAASFASILPLLLTGVDEIAELVVYLASDAARSVTGAQLVIDAGATAV comes from the coding sequence ATGGGCCGGGTCGAGGGCAGGGTCGCGCTGGTCACCGGGGCGGCGCGCGGGCAGGGGCGGGCCGAGGCGGTGCTGCTCGCCGCCGAGGGGGCGGACATCATCGCGGTCGACATCTGCGCCGAGGTGCTGCCCCTCGGCTATCCACCCGCCACCCCCGCCGACCTCGAGGAGACCGCCCGCCTGGTCGAGGAGCGGGGCCGGCGGGTGGTCGCCCGCCGCGCCGACGTGCGCGACCTGGCGGCGCTGACGGCGGCGGTCGAGGAGGGCGTCGCCGCGCTCGGCCGGCTCGACGTGGTCGTCGCCAACGCGGGCATCTGCGGCTGGGGCCGGGTCTGGGAGATCTCCGAGGCGGAGTGGCGGGGGGTGATCGACACCAACCTCACCGGGGTCTGGCACACCCTCAGGGCGACCGTCCCGATCCTCATCGACCAGGGGACCGGCGGCTCGGTGATCGTCACCAGCTCGGTGGCCGGGCTGAAGTCGCTGCCCCTCCAGGCCCACTACTCGGCGGCGAAGCACGGGCTGGTCGGGCTCGCCAAGAGCGCCGCCATCGAGCTCGGCGAGCACGGCATCCGGGTGAACTCGATCCATCCCTGGGGGGTGGACACCCCGATGGCCACCGAGGACCTGACCGCCAGGCGCATGCTCGACGACAACCCCGGGCACGCCGCCTCCTTCGCGAGCATCCTGCCGCTGCTGCTGACCGGCGTCGACGAGATCGCCGAGCTGGTCGTCTACCTCGCCTCCGACGCCGCGCGCAGCGTGACCGGCGCCCAGCTCGTCATCGACGCGGGGGCGACCGCCGTCTGA
- a CDS encoding TetR/AcrR family transcriptional regulator produces the protein MTLRALPSPLRERLELAVAAFAEKGFEGTRMEDVAEVTGVPKATLYYHFQGKEQILSWLLASLLRDVAEEVERLVASPGTALDRLEAIVRAQLRVMAARPDACRVLLADLSRAGRIPEIANAIGEAFLFPVARLLAEGRADGSIGGLVDDEATSAAIYGAVTVTGLHYLVAHQELDAVRVGDIVVGLLGRGLRAS, from the coding sequence GTGACACTCCGTGCCCTCCCCAGCCCGCTCCGCGAGCGGCTCGAGCTGGCGGTGGCGGCGTTCGCCGAGAAGGGCTTCGAGGGCACCCGGATGGAGGACGTGGCCGAGGTGACCGGGGTCCCCAAGGCCACCCTGTACTACCACTTCCAGGGGAAGGAGCAGATCCTCTCCTGGCTGCTCGCCAGCCTGCTCCGCGACGTCGCCGAGGAGGTCGAGCGCCTGGTCGCCAGCCCGGGGACCGCGCTGGATCGGCTGGAGGCGATCGTGCGCGCCCAGCTGCGGGTGATGGCGGCACGGCCCGACGCCTGCCGGGTGCTCCTCGCCGACCTCAGCCGCGCCGGGCGGATCCCGGAGATCGCCAACGCCATCGGCGAGGCCTTCCTGTTCCCCGTCGCCCGGCTGCTCGCCGAGGGGCGGGCCGACGGGTCGATCGGCGGGCTGGTCGACGACGAGGCCACCAGCGCCGCGATCTACGGCGCGGTGACCGTGACCGGGCTCCACTACCTCGTCGCCCACCAGGAGCTCGACGCCGTGCGGGTGGGCGACATCGTTGTGGGGCTGCTCGGCAGGGGGCTGCGCGCGTCCTGA